DNA from Xiphias gladius isolate SHS-SW01 ecotype Sanya breed wild chromosome 9, ASM1685928v1, whole genome shotgun sequence:
CTCCTCCCATACCACGGTCCATTCCTCCCCCAATCCCTTCCCCCCCTGCGATTTTTGGTCCCGCTGATTCGCTGTCCCACTTCCCCcctcccatctctctgtctctggatTGCATTTGGTGAAGTTGGTGCTGATGGGTGCTTGATTGATTCACAGATAAAGGTGGGTGACCCCCCAGCACCCCGACTGCCCCACCTCCCAGCCCCAGGGAAGCAGAGTTGTTGGCAGACAAAGACCCTCCAGGGCCCTGGTGATGGAAGGAAGACCGAGTTCCTTCCCCTGCAGCAGCGGGCCCATCCTGCTGCACCAGGGCAGGCCAGGCCGAAGGGTTGGCATTTGGACTGAAGTTGGCACCTGGAATCCCACTGCTGCCGTCAACGGGGCCACTGGCATCATGGCTCCCTGGCACAGCGGAGGCTTTGGAAAGTGAGGAGGGCTGTTGTAGCAGAGGCCCAGCTGCAGCTACTGCATTACCTCCTCCAAGATGACGCTGGGAGGCAGCCGTCCCCCATGCCACACCATTGGACGACTGCATACATTCATTGGGCAAAGAGAACGAGGAAGTGGGTGAGGATTGGTTGCCAGAGGCACTGATGCTGTTCACAGGCATTCCATTGTTGCTGCTGCCCCCTCCAGCCCTGGTGAAAGAAGCTCCTGCTCCATCACTGCCAGCGATGCTAGGCCACTCCTCCAGGTCGTTGCCATCGACAATCACCTTCTCCCTGCCCTGAGAGGAGGTCTGGCTGCCTGAGCTCGCCCCCCACATGGAATTTGCATAATtagaagtagtagtagaagCAGCAACTGATGATGAGGTGAGGGCCAATGAGGAGGCAGCCGCACCAGAATCTGAAAAAGCAAATCCAACAGGATATACTTTAGGGGTCAAAAGgaagaaatgttaaaagaaattatgtaaataatCTTTACATGGAACAGATCTATTCTAAAGGTGATCTACAGCATTCCTAACACTAACCTGAGACAGCAGCCATGTTTGCATTTGGgccatcccctcctcctccccctcccagCAGCATGGAGGACAGTGGCGGCTGACCCCTCTTCAGTAGCACTTTATGGTCCTGCTGGCAGCGGAATCGCGGCGGCACTTCTCTCGGCATGTAGCGCGGTTGCTGCTGAGGCGCCTGGGCTCCGCCTCCGCTACTTGTACTGCCGTTTCCTGCAGCACTAGGGCCGCCAGCTGTGGAGGAAGAACTGGTGGTGGAGGTGGGCAGTCCGTTGGCCACCGCCAGGCGCTTGGCATTGTTGCCACCCTGTGAAGGGGTGGCAGCAAGGCCAGGGCCTGAGGTGGCTGGGGATGGGGAAGCAGAAGGGGTGGGTCCAGGGCTGGGGGAAGCAGAGCTGCTCTGAGTAGCAGGAGACTGGGTAGACGCCGGCTTGGTCAAGTCTGGCACTGCAGGAAGGgcaaggcagagagaaaagcagaggggaGGGAATTAAGCATCATTTAACCAAGTACAGacggatgacaaattaaaaggaaaaagctgaGAAATAAGTGGACAAACAAGATGACAATGTCTCCATTTATAGGCaaaaggggtcactgaatgttttgattATTATGAAAGTGATCttaatcatatgctatggcctttgcagtTACCAGAACTCAAGTTAATTGCGCTCTctgccaccatcatcaaaacaccaaatgagaaGATAGTGTTCCATCCCTCCCGTAGAGCTCCAgggacttgtagaatcaatgccaagctgttctggcagcttgttgtggcccaacaccttactaagacactttatgttggtctttcctttaatttgttacccAACTGTAGTTTTTTAAGAGAACAGTGCACAACAATTTTCTGTAattgtaaacatattttttggtataaaatcaataaagaaaagggaagatACCACAAACAATTCCCTTATGCAGATGTTCTGAGTTCATGAATGTTGGTCtaagcctttttgtttttcaaaacaacaacaagcacatacagaaaaagacagacagaaataaaacttaaaacacagacaaatacaatgaaactgaaaaaaatagatCAATTGTCAGAGGACAGATAGATTAACTTGGGTGAACATAGCAAACACCTAATATCTATATCTtaacatgtatacatacatcACATAGCTGcttacctttgtttttttgttctgtaacctaaaataaacagaaaaaaaaaaaaaacacacacacacacattagttgctaaataattatttaaaaaacgCATCAAAGTGaggacaaaaatacatttcatttcaaatgtcaaactTCTATAAAATAACTTGATTtgagaggagatgaaaaagaaggtATAAGACAGGAGAAAAAATTGGGTTTACAAGAATGAAACTGTGGTTGTGgttagataaagaaaaaaaaaatcttctgagtTTAGGTGTGCCACAATAATAAATGTATCGTTCCAAACATTCAAGATCCTGTAGTTGTTGAGACCTGCTATATCTTAAGCAGTGTTCTGCTAAAACTGAAAGACGTAATGCAAACATTAATGTTTGGTCATCTTCCCATTAGttccatttcatattttcaaaacaggACAACTTAAAACTCATCCCAGGTCAATGAATTCTTTCAGAATTGTGCCCCAtgcaaacttttgttttcttagagAAATTATGGTGATTTGTTATAAAAGATTAGTCCATTTAGAATGacaaagtttcatttttaatgtccaTTATTCTGCCTTTGTGGCACAATAATTCACGattttaaccaatttttttctgtctacatGAACTCAAGAGAAAACATGGttcaaaaatagttttctttattaaaactaTACTCCGTATATGTGCAATtccaacaaacaacaacaataacctATCTTGTCTTTCGTGGTGACATTGGAAAATTAGGGAGCTTAAGTTTGCTGCGGTTTTGGAATTGGGAAGGGAGCTAGCATCAGAATCTCAGAGACACACATTGCTCCCATTCCACTGCATGCTTTTGTTTCAGTTGCTGGAATAGTTTTGTCGTGCTGCAACTTTTAGTTctaatgagtttttaaaaactttacaCAGCATGGTGGTCTGTTCCACGTCAAACCTTGCAAAACTGAACCATTTCCACGTCACCTATGTAATATGAATACCTGTCTTTGGTATTATTTCGTTATCTTCAGCGACTGCTGCTGCCATTACTGACCGGCAAAGCTCGGACCTGCAGGCGTCTCCAAGGAAATGACAACAACCTACGTTACTGTTGTAACTACAGAGAACTTCTTGCGCTGGTGTTTGAGTGACAGCAGAGGAAGCAGTAGTCTATATTTTGCGATAaatctactactactactactactactactaatctAGTACTTCGAATTAATTTGATATATTGCCCAGCCCTAATATGAGTACATCACATTACAAGTTCTCATATTGTCATAAACCAACATCTGACAGGACATACTGTAGATCTGAATTAAATCTATCCAGCTAGTACAAGACAGTGGCACACTTTAAGGATGACAAAATTAACTGCAACAAGCACAATCTTTTCATGTCAAGTTTCCCTATGTTGAAAACTGTCATTCACACATCCAGATTTACCTATGCTTATACTCAGTGGTAGTTGGACTAATATTTACATCCAAGAGAAGCTCTTACATGAGAATTCATGGAACCACTTTCTTTTGATACAAATGTAAACCTCTCATAAATACAGGTGGAAAATATGAACACAGTATAGTCGTAATTCATCCCCAATACTACACAACCCCAAATAAGCAGAAATATTATACCTAATCAGAAAATTTAAGGCCAACAATATACTCCAAACtaaatatgatatatatgattttttctcaaaacttaTCAAACTGTTGTTGGACATAGTGCTGCTACATGTTTGTTCAATGGTGTTGAACGCAGATGGAGAAGTTTGCAAGTCATTGCAGGAAACAGATGCAAATCATAAGCCCAACATCACAAAAATTTAAACCAAATATGGTTCCCTACAGAATCAAACTGTTTATGCTATTTTAAAAGACAGCAGTGTCTCCTTTGGTTTGTAACATTGTTGGCCAATCTAGATGTATTTTAGTGATGAAGCTCAACCCAGCATATTGTGTGAACACACAAaatctttgtttaattttgaataGATTGCTGAACTTGAACACGCTCACCTTCTGAGAGgcttcccttttccttttttcgtcttttttccttttcttgtcttCCATGAACTACTGCTCCTGTCCTGATACTCCTTTCttctagaggaaaaaaaggacattacAAAATGTGGCCACACattcaccattttaaaaatcactgagTGCTTCTTTGAGTAGATAGTGTTTCAACTGTAAAGTAAATCATTGCTCAAAAACATAGACCAATAGTTAATGATGACAGCAGCTAAAAATCACGGGAAAAAGACAACATAAGGGTTGCATCATGGCCATGTGAGGCTTCACCCATGTGTTTAAGCGACAATGGACTTCATGCTCTACTGGATGAATCGACCATCAGGTGCTTGAGCTAAGAATACTGCTGGACATGTGGGCAACAAACACAGTAATTATCCCTATCAGAAGCATGCATAATACTGTAAGCTGATCACACTTGTAGGTTCAACCAAGTTAGACGGTTTACAGGAGGCATGATTTAGTCATCTCATCAGCACACTGATTGAATCTGCATGTGGTTAAGGAAACCATAGCAAGTGACCAGCTGAAGGTTTGAGACCCATGCTCATGCTTTAATTGTTTCTAAGATGGAGTGGAGCAAATCCCCAGGGTTAGGCTCTTTAACAGCTGTGAGACAAGAAACTTCTCCACTCCAAGAACACCAAATAATGCACTGTCATTAGGATCCACAATATAGGAACACAGAGCAGGCTGATATGGACAAAtccaacaaatatattttttctcagatACCTCAATATTGACAAATAGACGGTGCTGCTATCTTAATATTGGGTTATTAGCTTTGAAGATATTTAGGGACAagattttcttttcctaaagaaaaaaaaaaagaaaaaaaatcactaaaataaATGGGCAGGCATTCACTGTTCATTGAACTTAGTTTTAACAGTCTAATAGGCTTACAAAATGTTGTCACTCAAATGTAATGTAGCCAGGAATGCACTTATTTAAGACAATAGTATGTTAGAGTATGGCAATAACCAAAATCCTGCAGGATATTTAAGGTCAAATTGCCATGTAGAAATAAAATTTTCCGTTTATTGACTAATAAATGAACAGACAGTTTAAATGCATAAACTTACTTCTAAGCCCTGACGGTGTCTGTCTTTAGTCGATATCGGTTTTGCTTAGTGCCATAACAGTTGCAGTAGACAGGAATCCTTGCATCAcggaaaacaaaaccaacagcCTACCTAAAGAATTTCTGACCTCAAGCCTGGCGGATCAGAAAGCCGGAAAGATAGACTGCTTATTACAAGCTGTCGGATCTGCATTCAGCTCTGTCCAGCTACCCTTCAAATCACGGATATAAGCTACTCCAGCTAATGTTGCCTTACCTGTTGTGCTGTCAACGTTGTTACAAGCTCATCAGCATTTAGCTAGGTAACGTAAGAGGATAGGAAGATCCGAGTTTTCTCTAGCTAAAAATCGTTAAACCGTTCGCGAAAATCAAAGACATAATGGTGGTTAAAGTCGCTTAAACTGTACCATGTTATAAACGGAATAGCCAACCACAGGTCATCCCAGCCCTAGCAAGTTTATACAAGCGACAATTTTGATAGATGCGGCTGGTAAATTATTTCGTCGATGGCTAACATTAAGGAGTGGTTTCACCCCATAAAATACGCAGACACAGAACAGCGAGCACTTTAACAAGTTGACAGTGACGAGATCAATCTGCATAAGTTTGGTAACTATTCTGTTCTGTTTACACAACGGTCCTAAACAGCAAATACACCAAGCCCGCAGCCAAATATCCACCTCTGCTAATGCACAGCCACAAATACTGCTACATCAGTGCTAATGCTATCGGACGTTAGCTAGCTGGGTAAGCTACCTACTGACAGCGGCTACAATTAGCCAGGCTAACGGCGTCGTATTTCATTAACAAAGTTGTTACAGTCATTTTGCATGTAGAAAATTACGCTATGGTAAAACGCTTGGAAATATTACGCACATATCCAGCTACTCACCTCAAGAATCACATATGAAGAAAAGCTAGCGTGCTTGCTAGCTAGCTTAGCTAAAGTGCTTCAGTGCGATTTTTTTCTTAGCTTTTTGAGGCATTCGTCGAGGCTACAAGAACAGCGACGCCTGAGCAGATAGTCAAGTAAGTGGCAAATGATGAAAATACACGCTTAATAAGCTACTGGTTTGTAAATAAGTACTAACGTTGTAATAGTGTAAACCCTAATGTGCAGaagaatttaaatttcaaagcGCTGTGGAGTCAGTCGGTTGACGGGCGGCCATTTTGCTGCTCAGTATGAAGCGTCTCCAATGGCCAGCCTGTGGCAGCTGCGTGGAAGCTCTCTGACTGGCTGGCTCCTACCGAGAGGGATGCATAAAAAACGCTTCTTGACCTTCATAAACTTTTAAGAGTCAAACTCAGGACCACCATACATGTTTCGTAGGTCAACAGTCCTCCCAAATAGGTCTAATAAAGTAGCGACTGGAGTCTTAACAGAGAACAGTCAGCACTTTGCTTAAATTTGCGAATTCACAAGAGCTGCTCATAACTTTCTCTTGTTAGCATGGGTCCGAGAAAGAGAGGAGCaaggaaaaggaaaactgaagagGCTttgggaggagagaaggaagcaGAGGACATTGAGGAGAAGGAGGCTGATGAGAGAGGAGATAGGAGAAGGAAGGACCGTGGAAATAAGAAATACATTGGAGCTCATGTTGGCATTCAAGGTAAGGTCTAATGTCACCTCCTTAAGTAagtaaaagacacacactcactcacagttCTTGTGTGGCCTCTTTTATGTGTCCTCAGGTGGGATATGGAAAGCGGTGGAGTCCTGCACAGAGATGGGTGGCAGCAGTTTTGCCCTGTTTCTGGGCTCCCAGCGGTCATGGAAGAGGCCAGCCCTGGAccagacagcagcagccaagTTTCGGGAGCAAATTTCCCTTCAAGGGTTTGACCCAGCACACATCCTGCCTCATGGGTCCTATCTGATGAACTGTGGGTCTCCTAAAGAGGGTTTGTCCTGCACTGATGgatttttccttcaaattcTGCCCTTGACCTTTCTCCCTTCGTCTCTGATTCTCAGTTACTTTCCCTTGTCTGGCGTTGGTCAACAACtgtgtctcttcttctcttctgaCATACCTCCTCTGGTTTGTGTAACGTGCTGCACCCAGATGTGTTTGAGAAGAGCCAGGCCCTGTTGGTGGATGAGCTCAGCCGTTGCAGCCTCCTTGGCCTCAACCTCTACAACTTCCACCCCGGCTCCTCGCTGGGCTCCATCACCACCGAGCAGTGTGTGGACAAGATAGCAGGCGCCATTAACCACGCTCATCAGCACACACCTGCTGTGATTACAGGTACAGGGGGTGGACAGCATAACAGAAACATGCAGTACTATAAAGTAACAATGCACTATGAAGTACGATGAAGTATCACCCTTCCGATGCAGCTTATAATACCTGGAAATTTTTCACTGTCAGAGGTGTTGATACACCTCAAGGGTTGTTTCTATACTCCATCTGTTgtattaaaaacatgttttaaatgtatttggttGTGTGATGATGAGGTTCAACTTGCAACTGATGTTCCtttttactgatgcatttttttgtgatatattTTAGAGATTTTTCTCTTGCTGTGCCAcataattttactgtatttgtgactGATGCATCTGCAGTTCATGGTGGAATTATTGtaaaacataattacaaatgCGGCTACTCCAGCAGATCATATTCAGTTGAATTAGCAGCGTGGTAGCCCTAACAAAGATCCCTTAATCACTATTATAAAAAAAGAGTTTTCAAGGAATACATGAGCTTAGAAGTAGAATGAGGTTGGATAGTCAGTGGTGTTGGTACTGCCTTGGTAGAGAGTCAGTAGAAACCTCACACTGACTCACAGACACTTAATGGGATATTTGCCCTATAACACTAAAAAACACAGCCTCAAAAAATAACACGTTTGGATGATCTTgtcaaacactgaacattatgAGCATCGCGGAAATAGGAAGTACTGCAAGACATTGCTTTATTGAGCATTTGAATCTCAGTGTAGCGAGAGAACTTAGTCAAAGCCAAGCCCAGTGCGCACAGTTTCCTTTAGTGGGTTAATTCCATCTGCATGTAATTCATAAAATCAGGCTTTAATATGTTATGTACCTCTCCAGgaggatttatttttcactacCACAAGtcaattatgtaaaataaataaataaataaatttccaCCACATCACCATCTCATATGAAACTATTTGACCTCAGATTGACCTTTGCATTATTACATAACTTTGCAAAACTGACCGCAGGCTTGACACCACTGTTGCATTACTTGTGATTCATGGCACCGACCGCAGTCTTTATGACTCACATACCCCAAATGCCACTGATGTGACAAGAATAAATTgcagtggggaaaaaacactgaagcagTAGCAAAAAGTTCCCTCAGGCTATGCTTCAGGaacaaacaacagcagccaaATCAATCTAGTATGTGTATCAGGTGTTGTACCAGGTTGAGGGAGATACACCCATTTAAATAACTCCTACTGTATCAAATTGATAGTGCCTTCTTTTCCTTTGGCCTCCATGTGGTCAGTGTTGGAGAACATGAGCGGTCAGGGCAGCACGGTGGGCGGTAAGTTCTCTGAGCTGAAGAGCATCATAGACAAAGTGAGAGACCAAACCAGAGTTGGAGTGTGTCTGGATACCTGCCATGCCTTCGCAGCAGGTAAGTGAAACCAGGGATGGACCTTTTTTGTCCAATAAAATCCGTAGGAGACAGATGAGAGTCCCTATAAATAGTTGGTGTTCAGCACCATTTCCTTCCCAACTAACAAGTTAACACAGTCCACTTTCAAAGGGCAGCTAATTGTACAAGAAAAACCTATTTTCCCTCTAGTTAAAGTCTGCTCATTCTTCACGGTACAAATCTAAAATCTGCTTGATATCTAAGCTTAAAACAAGGCTGCTTTTGATTTGGAGGAGAAGCCTGTGAAgccttttaaaatatgaaactgtCAATAGGgatgcttgtgttttgtttgttttttttttttttttttttttttttggtgctgaTCTTGTCTTGGTAGGATATGACCTGGCTGCAGAAGGAGGCGTGAGGGCCATGCTCAATACGTTTGACCAGGAAGTGGGGCTCCACTATCTCAAAGCCATCCATCTCAATGACTCCAAAGGTGCAGCTAGAAAAATAATTCAGACGCAGATTAGCAATTAACAAGTAGTTCTGAATTCTACCCCCTTGCATGTCAATTGATaaactctgtctttttctgtttccatctttTCTGATGTGCAGGTAAACTGGGCTGCAACCTTGATCGCCATGAAGATGTCGGTAAAGGTCACATTGGAATCTCTGCTTTCCGAGACATTGTCAATGAGCCCAGACTGGACGATATCCCTCTGATCCTGGAGACACCTGGGCGGTGAGATAACTGCAGAGATAAGGAATCTGTCTATATGAGATAAATATGATCATAGCCTTGAAAACCACAATAATATATCTGCCTAAATCACAAAGTAGGATTATTGTAGATGAATATCTAGACCTAATTGAGTTATTTTTAGTGTAAGTTAGAAAATTTGATTCAAATTACTATTGAGCCTCTGATTTTAAAAGTCATAACTATTTAGTCAATTAAAGTTGGGTAAGATTACCAAATAACTATCTATCTTAAGATGTAAGTATACCGTAGATGTGTTTGGTCTAATATATTCTGGATTGAGtcttcagtactttttgcagtgctttattttgtttattttaaaaacacagaaaaaacaacattaaaaaaaaaaaacaagatacgTGCACTGTATGAAAATAGAAGACGTGGCCATTATGATAAGTTGCTTCTATCAGATCTTCATATAGACTAAAAGTCAAGTTCGCATctcttaaataaaaagaaaataagttgCGCAGTGAAATTGTAACACGATTGTTTCGTCCTTTTCCCACAGGCCAGGATTCGAGTATGCTGAGCAGATTGAATTTCTCTATTCCCTCTgtgagaaaaaatagaaaacgcTCTTACTGAAGAATTAGCACTGCTAAAGTGAACCCTGCAAAACCACAGCTCGTGTCCCATAAGAGAACTGAAGTGTTTCTCAAGGACCAAAGTGGATGGGTGGTGGAGGCCGTTGTCCTTAAACACACTcagaatttgtttgtttgttaatcCCATTGTGAAAAGTTTCAGCGAGAAATGTTCTTTGTCACTGAGTGAGTGTTGAATAGTAGAAAAGTTGAATAAATGTGCTGTTGGAAGATTTTGGCTTGTGCAGAGTGGTCTTGTTCACAGTGAGCCATGAGAGGGCAGCAAGAACACACAATTGTAACACAAACCTAACATGGGCTCCTCAGTGCTTCTGGTGTCAAAGGATGCAGGTAGAGGTGAAAGAATGTGTAAAAATCCAACTCgcatgcacatttgcatttgactgtcacatttttaatgttgcagtcTAGATTTATAAAACCTAATATAGTTATTGACTTTAATTTCCTTATCTGATCTTATCTGctccttatttaaaaaaatgctaatgtgaTACAGTATGAAATGATACATTGTTTCACCTGTAATTTTACCATGATATGAAGtgatgagaaaatgtgaaatgtctcaCTTTAATTAACATCTCATGTACGTCTGCAGTGGCCTCCACTGTATATCTGATTGACTAATgtcatatatctatatagattGTATAAGGACCCCCTCACCATACCCATACCACCCTCATCCATACTGAGCTCCCCCATTCCTCTACAGATTGGTCCAGCTGTCGAATACCAACACCTTGGTGCAGCTGTTGACCCCTGGGAGGACAGCAGTTGATTGTCACACCTACTCTAATGTCCCGTGGTGCATAtaaacatgcatgtacacacacacacacacacacacacacaggaaaaaattCCCTGACATTGGACCTTGCAACTGAGGCTAGTGGATGAAAAAGCTGTAAGACGAGAAATGTAGAGAGAAACAGTCGGGTTAGGTGTTTTGAGCTGTTTCTATGTGTTGACTCCATGGCTGCACTGTGACTCATAGTACTCAAAATAACGCAAACATGAGCAGACACAAGTTTGATTGTGTTTCCCTGAGTTGAAAGCCTTAACATTAGTCTTCAACTTTTACCACAATTAAGCGTGTTTATTTCACACAGAAGATTGATATGACAGTTTGCATACGGGAGGTAGAGAGGCATGGAGTACAGTAGTAACAGTAAAGCGGGGGGAAGTGATGCCTCACGCTTTCATCACACATCATTACACCAGCTTAACAGTAATGTTTTGTTCCCTCAATTATCTGGCTACTAAGAATTTAACCTTGCACTTCTTACTCTTTTGTTTACATGCAACATTAGTAATCTTGGAATTTGAACTTAATCTGCTTATGCATTGTGGATAAGAGTGCAAAGCAAGAGCAGGTCCAGACAGTATGTCTTTCAGTATATTAACAGAGACGGGAAGTGGAGGTGCCTGGCCCAAGAATGTCTCTGCTCTCAGGTCCCACCCACAGGAAATGCCTGTCCAGCCTGTTTGAGTCTGCACTGACGAAAAAGAAGTCTCCGTTGAGTGGAATTTGATTGCTGACGGACgaaaggaaggagggagtcTGAATAATGAGGAGGCTGGTCCTGGTACTTGTATCCTCTATAGCTTAGATAAGCAGATGTCTGATGGTTTTCAGAGGTGTTCTGGTGATCTGGTTGGGTCAGGGGTTACAACCCAGGGACGCTGAAGACTAAACAGTTAGCACACATTCCTGAACTCTAGATTAATCATTTGCTGGAGGAGGCATGTGGAGGAAAAACACCAATGGGAATATAAAATGCCCCCTCCAATCTCTAATTATTTAAAGATGTGTGGTATTAGCTGGTACCGGTGTAATGTGTGCCCATGTTTTGTGAGTGCTCGTCCAGCcgtttcttctcttctttctctgtcattacATTATGCCGTGAATATTTTCCACTGTAGCCTGAAGCCACTGATCTAATTATACAACTTTGTAAATACTTCCAGATATCTTTGGTTAGACTAGTTCAGTGTCTTTCCAAACTCATGAGTAAAAGGCTTGTAAAGTGCTAACTGATGATCTCTCACTGGGCTCAGTTTCCATCAGACTGTTAGCTGCTGTGGGAAATGGACACAAGCCTTTAACGACCTGCCAAAGCGAAGATGGAAACAAGTCTCAAATAGTTCAAATGAAGACATTGTTTCTGTGTCTTATTGCACTAGCATGCATGCACCATAGTTTGCATTAGTTCATTGTACTAAAAGCTTCTATGGATAAAATTCCATGACATCTCCATCAGATCtgagagagaaatataaatCCAGTGACCATTATGGTTCGTGTACTAGACCAACTTCTTAATGTGCTTGCACAAACTAGGCCATTTGCTATTGGTTTTCAGTTT
Protein-coding regions in this window:
- the si:ch211-141o9.10 gene encoding probable endonuclease 4 — its product is MGPRKRGARKRKTEEALGGEKEAEDIEEKEADERGDRRRKDRGNKKYIGAHVGIQGGIWKAVESCTEMGGSSFALFLGSQRSWKRPALDQTAAAKFREQISLQGFDPAHILPHGSYLMNCGSPKEDVFEKSQALLVDELSRCSLLGLNLYNFHPGSSLGSITTEQCVDKIAGAINHAHQHTPAVITVLENMSGQGSTVGGKFSELKSIIDKVRDQTRVGVCLDTCHAFAAGYDLAAEGGVRAMLNTFDQEVGLHYLKAIHLNDSKGKLGCNLDRHEDVGKGHIGISAFRDIVNEPRLDDIPLILETPGRPGFEYAEQIEFLYSLCEKK